From Manihot esculenta cultivar AM560-2 unplaced genomic scaffold, M.esculenta_v8 Scaffold17, whole genome shotgun sequence, one genomic window encodes:
- the LOC122722587 gene encoding receptor-like protein 14, which produces MNGSFPIQELKNLKNLIFLDISGNNFDGTLSFKELSNLKNLKTLDVSYNQFNSSLSAAGNQLSGPLPECIGNLTNLQFLDLSFNQLSGNIQSIVSELTSLKYLLLSGNEFEGSFSFSALANHSKLEVFILSPGSSRLELETENPTWFPAFQLKYIQLSNCNLNVRTRAIPSFLRYQHDIRFIDLSHNKLVGTFPTWILQNNSNLGVINLRNNSFTGTFQLPNIKHGLVQLDISSNNLTGMLPKEFGLVLPRLEYINMSRNNFGGNVPSSISETPALSILDLSHNNFSGELPGSLFANCTMYCALILSNNNFQGNVFPQGMNLRSMTVLDMKNNNFSAMVGVDLVNSSSLSFFDISNNKVSGPIPRLLCNLTHLSF; this is translated from the exons ATGAATGGTTCATTCCCTATCCAAG AATTAAAGAATTTGAAGAATTTAATATTCTTGGATATAAGTGGTAACAATTTCGATGGCACCCTATCATTTAAAG AATTAAGTAATCTGAAAAATTTGAAAACGCTGGATGTGAGTTATAATCAATTCAACAGCTCCCTCTCAGCGGCAG GAAATCAACTTTCTGGCCCTCTTCCAGAATGTATTGGCAACTTGACCAACCTCCAATTTCTTGATCTGTCATTCAATCAGTTGAGTGGCAACATTCAATCTATTGTTTCTGAACTCACCTCCCTCAAGTATTTGCTTCTTTCTGGCAATGAGTTTGAAGGCTCATTCTCATTTAGCGCTTTGGCCAACCACTCAAAACTTGAAGTATTTATACTCTCTCCTGGAAGTAGCAGGCTAGAACTGGAAACAGAAAATCCAACATGGTTTCCTGCATTTCAACTCAAGTACATTCAATTATCAAATTGCAACTTAAATGTGAGAACTAGAGCAATTCCTAGCTTTCTTCGTTACCAGCATGACATACGCTTTATTGATCTTTCTCATAATAAGTTGGTTGGAACATTCCCCACCTGGATCTTACAAAATAATTCCAATTTAGGAGTTATAAATTTGAGGAACAACTCATTCACAGGAACTTTTCAACTGCCCAATATCAAGCATGGTCTAGTTCAGTTAGATATTTCGAGCAATAATCTCACTGGTATGCTGCCGAAGGAGTTTGGATTGGTCCTCCCAAGACTAGAATATATAAACATGTCGAGGAATAATTTCGGTGGTAATGTTCCTTCTTCAATCAGTGAGACGCCAGCACTATCTATTTTGGATTTATCCCATAATAATTTCTCGGGAGAGTTGCCAGGAAGTCTGTTTGCAAATTGTACCATGTATTGTGCACTGATTCTATCAAACAACAATTTTCAAGGGAACGTTTTTCCTCAGGGTATGAACTTGAGAAGCATGACGGTGTTGGATATGAAAAACAACAACTTCAGTGCGATGGTAGGTGTAGACTTGGTGAATAGCTCCAGCCTCTCTTTTTTTGACATATCCAATAACAAGGTATCCGGTCCAATTCCCAGACTTCTATGTAATCTGACCCA